From the Thermodesulfobacteriota bacterium genome, one window contains:
- a CDS encoding hybrid sensor histidine kinase/response regulator has protein sequence MMTSPSTSFTVRPGSPPPCLFPLYGTGVPEPWSAMPEEPDSNDLVQQAGRKAGGTPVMKSQVLVVEDHPDNLLVLQAILEHEGFAVRTACSGEEALTILQEEPGRVDLILSDVMMPGMSGYDLCRILRGDPRLAELPVILITAKRIDEGDALHGMRVGADDYLVRPIDPRLLVKKIQVQLDHRHNLAQWQERYHTTRQELDQRDWSTRMLVHDMRSPLSAALAVAYLLEASTDLTPQQRDLVGRMRICLDRQEDMLQDLLCTAAIQNGRLQLVRETFTLGDLVREQLVIQESAAMAGRLTIDVQGLDRGWRVNADRRLLGRVVANLLTNAIKFARARTTISIRLGPSTASVHPVADGVVFSIANEGEVIPISDQERIFQPFTQGRGQDYGRSSGYGLGLCFCQQIIRLHGGYLGVISPIPGSQTGAVFYFSLP, from the coding sequence ATGATGACGTCACCTTCCACCAGCTTCACCGTCCGGCCTGGGAGCCCGCCGCCCTGCCTCTTCCCGCTTTACGGCACCGGAGTGCCGGAGCCGTGGAGCGCCATGCCGGAAGAGCCGGACAGCAACGACCTGGTCCAGCAGGCTGGCCGCAAAGCCGGCGGCACCCCGGTCATGAAGAGCCAGGTCCTGGTGGTGGAAGACCACCCGGACAACCTCCTGGTGCTGCAGGCGATCCTGGAGCACGAGGGGTTCGCGGTGCGCACCGCCTGCAGCGGCGAGGAGGCCTTGACCATCCTCCAGGAGGAGCCCGGCCGGGTGGATCTCATCCTCTCCGATGTCATGATGCCCGGCATGTCCGGCTATGACCTGTGCCGCATCCTGCGCGGCGACCCCCGCCTGGCCGAGCTGCCGGTGATCCTCATCACCGCCAAAAGGATCGACGAGGGCGACGCGCTGCACGGGATGCGGGTCGGGGCCGACGACTACCTGGTACGGCCCATCGACCCGCGGCTGCTGGTGAAGAAGATCCAGGTCCAGCTGGACCACCGGCACAACCTCGCCCAATGGCAGGAGCGGTACCACACCACCCGGCAGGAGCTGGACCAGCGGGACTGGAGCACCCGGATGCTGGTGCACGACATGCGCAGCCCCTTGAGCGCCGCCTTGGCGGTGGCGTATCTGCTGGAGGCAAGCACCGATCTGACCCCGCAGCAGCGGGACCTGGTGGGCAGGATGCGGATCTGCCTGGACCGGCAGGAGGACATGCTGCAGGACCTGTTGTGCACGGCGGCGATCCAGAACGGACGGCTGCAGCTGGTCCGGGAGACCTTTACCCTGGGCGATCTGGTCCGGGAGCAGCTGGTGATCCAGGAAAGCGCCGCCATGGCTGGCCGGCTGACCATCGACGTCCAGGGGCTGGACCGGGGATGGCGGGTCAACGCCGACCGCCGGCTCCTGGGCCGGGTGGTCGCCAACCTCCTGACCAATGCCATCAAGTTCGCCCGGGCCAGGACCACCATCAGCATCCGCCTCGGACCATCGACGGCGTCGGTGCATCCGGTGGCGGACGGGGTGGTCTTCTCCATCGCCAACGAAGGCGAGGTGATCCCCATCAGTGACCAGGAGCGGATCTTCCAGCCCTTCACCCAGGGCCGCGGCCAGGACTACGGCCGCTCGTCGGGCTATGGCCTGGGCTTATGCTTCTGCCAGCAGATCATCCGCCTGCACGGCGGCTACCTGGGGGTCATCTCGCCCATCCCCGGCAGCCAGACCGGCGCGGTCTTCTATTTCAGCCTGCCATAA
- a CDS encoding metallophosphoesterase, with translation MEDRIFAIGDVHGCRRQLVELLARLPLDRRRDTIVFLGDYLDRGPDGKGVVETVCRLQDDGVRVVPLLGNHEYLLLEYHRSRDPALLPLLHRDGLEATLASYGAPHLRAVHELGFLPDRHRELLFSLLPYWETPDFIFVHAGLVPGLPLAEHDLPSLCETRGDFLTRETSGGKRVIFGHTPFATPLVTPTRIGIDTGAVYGNLLTAVELPRVRFFHA, from the coding sequence ATGGAGGACCGGATCTTTGCCATCGGCGATGTCCATGGCTGCCGGCGGCAGCTGGTGGAGCTGCTGGCCCGCCTGCCCCTGGACCGGCGCCGGGACACCATCGTCTTCCTCGGCGACTACCTGGACCGGGGCCCGGATGGCAAGGGGGTGGTGGAGACCGTCTGCCGTCTCCAGGATGACGGGGTGCGGGTGGTGCCGCTTCTGGGCAACCACGAGTACCTGCTCCTCGAATATCACCGCAGCCGGGATCCGGCCCTCTTGCCGCTTCTCCATCGGGATGGGCTGGAGGCGACCCTGGCCAGCTACGGCGCGCCCCACCTGCGGGCGGTGCACGAGCTGGGCTTCCTGCCGGATCGGCACCGCGAGCTTCTTTTCTCGCTCCTGCCCTACTGGGAGACCCCGGACTTCATCTTCGTCCATGCCGGGCTGGTGCCAGGCCTGCCGCTGGCCGAGCACGACCTGCCCTCCCTGTGCGAGACCCGGGGGGATTTTCTTACCCGGGAGACGAGCGGGGGCAAAAGGGTGATCTTCGGCCACACCCCCTTTGCCACCCCCCTGGTCACCCCGACCAGGATCGGCATCGACACCGGTGCTGTTTACGGCAATCTGTTGACCGCGGTGGAGCTGCCCAGGGTCCGCTTCTTCCACGCCTGA
- a CDS encoding PEP/pyruvate-binding domain-containing protein produces the protein MMSPWRRPLAWWRSRQADRASRSLAALQTRYQVFRTLLDRNTRAVDAITELGLALRAGDPETGFREQAMALAATVGEMAEDYLALGGERAELVQAIHRRLAALLAEALANLAPPASLPLTLAFPAITPAQERQVGNKAASLARLGRSGRYPIPAGFAIPAPACRLFLQAGDLALQVARLLGRVLDSHDPAVWQEACDRIAAAIAAAPVPAALAAALAEAAGPVFRQGRTLAVRSSALAEDGREHSFAGQFRSVLNVASPAALLDAFRQVVASAFSPHALAYRRHAGLDPLAFDMAVLCLEMVPARAAGVLLTRAPDGSGGGLVSAVLGLGEAAVAGRRPADVLVFDASGRPDPARSLVAVKTSRLVLVPGGIAEEAVPEAEQGEPAIPAEQVAELARWGREIEEAAGGIPQDIEWALNEARQLVLLQARPLAGGVPLAPGRQGEAADPPGPLLLAGGLTASPGRASGRVRLVRRRADLVAPAAEPLVLVLASSLPDAAGAMGQAAAVLVELGNPADHLANVAREEGVPMLCSLAGVGSRLNEGQWVLVDATSRKVWSTAAAAQAPRRRRPPPAATDPRLAGLRELLVRLHLTDAYGPTFNLRECRSFHDLVRFIHEKAVMAMFEGGDAMTEAAAGLVHLLAEDGIPFPVAVIDLGGGLRPGCGRRLAAGDLRSTPLRALWQGVVTPGLHWGPAPGGAGAIGSVLSSFLTDHRSDRPVGLPNYALVGHDHLNLNARMDFHFVMIDALAGLDERVNHLRFRFKGGGSSAEHRQRRARAIAEILAAAGLYADVRDDLVNASLHAAPAALILERLVSLGRLLGFTRLLDAGMGDDAMAHRAAQAFLEGDFAMASLGRAGAPDAAGRG, from the coding sequence ATGATGAGCCCCTGGCGCCGGCCGCTGGCCTGGTGGCGCTCCCGGCAGGCGGACCGGGCCAGCCGCTCCCTGGCCGCCCTGCAGACCCGCTACCAGGTCTTCCGCACCCTCCTGGACAGGAACACCCGGGCGGTGGACGCCATCACCGAGCTGGGGCTGGCCCTTAGGGCTGGCGATCCGGAGACCGGCTTCCGGGAGCAGGCCATGGCCCTGGCCGCCACGGTGGGGGAGATGGCGGAGGACTACCTGGCCCTGGGGGGCGAGCGGGCCGAGCTGGTGCAGGCGATCCATCGCCGGCTGGCGGCCTTACTGGCGGAGGCATTGGCCAACCTGGCCCCACCGGCCAGCCTGCCCCTGACCCTGGCCTTTCCTGCCATCACCCCGGCCCAGGAGCGGCAGGTGGGCAACAAGGCCGCCTCCCTGGCCCGTCTCGGCCGCAGCGGCCGCTACCCCATCCCCGCCGGCTTCGCCATTCCCGCGCCGGCCTGCCGCCTGTTCCTGCAGGCCGGCGACCTGGCCCTCCAGGTGGCCCGGCTGCTGGGCCGGGTGCTGGACAGCCACGATCCGGCGGTCTGGCAGGAGGCCTGCGACCGGATCGCGGCGGCGATCGCCGCCGCCCCGGTGCCGGCCGCCCTGGCCGCGGCCCTCGCTGAGGCGGCCGGGCCGGTCTTCCGGCAGGGGCGGACCCTGGCGGTGCGCAGCTCGGCCCTGGCCGAGGACGGCCGGGAGCACTCCTTTGCCGGCCAGTTCCGGTCGGTGCTGAACGTGGCCAGCCCGGCGGCCCTCCTCGACGCCTTCCGGCAGGTGGTGGCCTCGGCCTTCAGCCCCCACGCCCTGGCCTACCGCCGCCATGCCGGTCTCGATCCCCTGGCCTTCGACATGGCGGTCCTCTGTCTGGAGATGGTGCCGGCCCGGGCCGCCGGCGTGCTGCTCACCCGGGCGCCGGATGGCAGCGGCGGGGGCCTGGTGAGCGCGGTCCTCGGACTGGGGGAGGCGGCGGTGGCCGGCCGCCGGCCCGCCGATGTCCTGGTCTTCGACGCTTCTGGCCGGCCGGATCCGGCCCGCAGCCTGGTGGCGGTGAAGACCAGCCGGCTGGTGCTGGTGCCAGGCGGCATCGCCGAGGAGGCGGTGCCCGAGGCGGAGCAGGGCGAGCCGGCGATTCCCGCCGAGCAGGTCGCCGAGCTGGCCCGCTGGGGCCGGGAGATCGAAGAGGCGGCGGGGGGTATCCCCCAGGATATCGAGTGGGCCCTGAACGAGGCCAGGCAGCTGGTGCTGCTCCAGGCGCGGCCCCTGGCCGGCGGCGTCCCCCTGGCCCCTGGGCGGCAGGGGGAGGCGGCCGATCCCCCCGGCCCGCTGCTCCTGGCCGGCGGGCTCACCGCCAGCCCTGGTCGGGCCAGCGGCCGGGTGCGGCTGGTCCGCCGGCGAGCCGATCTGGTGGCGCCCGCTGCGGAGCCGCTGGTGCTCGTTCTGGCCTCCAGCCTGCCCGATGCCGCCGGGGCCATGGGCCAGGCGGCAGCGGTCCTGGTGGAGCTGGGCAACCCGGCGGACCACCTGGCCAACGTGGCCCGGGAAGAGGGGGTGCCCATGCTCTGCTCCCTGGCCGGGGTGGGCAGCCGGCTGAACGAGGGGCAATGGGTGCTGGTGGATGCCACCAGCCGCAAGGTGTGGAGCACGGCGGCCGCAGCCCAGGCGCCGCGGCGGCGGCGGCCGCCGCCGGCCGCCACGGACCCCCGCCTGGCCGGCCTGCGGGAGCTTCTGGTGCGGCTCCATCTCACCGACGCCTATGGCCCCACCTTCAACCTCCGGGAGTGCCGCTCCTTCCACGACCTAGTGCGCTTCATCCACGAAAAGGCGGTGATGGCCATGTTCGAGGGCGGCGATGCCATGACCGAGGCGGCGGCGGGTCTGGTCCATCTCCTGGCCGAGGATGGCATCCCCTTTCCGGTGGCGGTCATCGATCTGGGCGGCGGGCTCCGGCCCGGCTGCGGGCGGCGGCTGGCGGCGGGGGATCTCCGTTCCACCCCCTTGCGGGCCCTCTGGCAGGGGGTGGTGACGCCCGGGCTCCACTGGGGGCCGGCCCCGGGCGGCGCCGGCGCCATCGGCTCCGTGCTGTCGAGCTTTCTGACCGACCACCGCTCGGACCGGCCGGTGGGCCTGCCCAACTACGCCCTGGTCGGCCATGACCACCTGAACCTCAACGCCCGGATGGACTTCCACTTCGTGATGATCGACGCCCTGGCCGGGCTCGATGAGCGGGTCAACCACCTGCGCTTCCGCTTCAAGGGGGGCGGCTCCAGCGCTGAGCACCGCCAGCGCCGGGCCCGGGCCATCGCCGAGATCCTGGCGGCGGCCGGCCTCTATGCCGATGTCCGGGACGACCTGGTGAACGCCAGCCTCCATGCCGCGCCGGCCGCGCTCATCCTGGAGCGGCTGGTCAGCTTGGGTCGTCTCCTGGGCTTCACCCGGCTGCTGGATGCCGGCATGGGCGACGACGCCATGGCGCACCGGGCCGCCCAGGCGTTTCTGGAAGGGGATTTCGCCATGGCCAGCCTGGGCCGGGCCGGTGCCCCGGACGCGGCCGGCCGGGGATGA
- a CDS encoding PEP/pyruvate-binding domain-containing protein, with translation MTAALSLSQRHLVTRFQRFRKILTTNTAILERLADLERALGGALIFDQAFLAQSAAELVALTREVVTSLNLLVDGRYTALYQRLEEIGGRLASLALGLPEPGDCRLAIPCPELHGDEDGVVGAKNACLGEIGNDLGLPVPDGFALTRHGFRLFLEENGLPGPVQAILDGPASVAERGRQIAPLLERAAMPAALRQAVAAELARLAQRLGRRPALAVRSSAVGEDGVRSFAGQFSSVLQVPWDLEAVLAAVRQVWASRFGERLLGYAPEAGVWDLPMAVAIQEMIPAQAAGIMHSLSLEGGRPAILITAVAGLADGLAAGSVPGHRFLLGREHPFRLVASEILPSAPGDAAPLTVVGEGLRRGSSPVSPPLLGQLAEKAMILEKALVGPQEIEWAWTGEGAPVILQSRPLLVAAPAPPPPAELAAELAGARRLLAGRGCAAQIGIASGPVIQVRPDGDPAAFPWGGIAVARHASPRLSAVARKAAAIITEIGGPTGHLAAVCREYRTPALFGADAALAILEPGTEVTVDVEERVVYAGRLPALTRLAACRQDPHPVSAEAATLRRMLRQVAPLFLTDPASPDFRPERCRTLHDIIRFCHEKAVSSLIGIHAGGGLPAQLASLELVAPIPLGIRLIDLGGGLLPGAPARGKVGIREVACRPFAALLAGLTRESAWDREPVPLSVSELFASLSRPLAEAVVPAPYAGLNLAIIAAGYCNLSLRLGYHFNVIDSYLAERSDDNYIYFRFVGGFAGEAKRLRRLRLIATVLTGLGFRVEATGDLLVAKVKMLEPEAMEAILARLGELVGFTRQLDARLADDQAVDHHLDRFLAQPPEPRP, from the coding sequence GCTACACCGCCCTCTACCAGCGCCTGGAGGAGATCGGCGGCCGGCTTGCCAGTCTGGCCCTGGGCCTGCCGGAGCCGGGGGACTGCCGCCTGGCCATTCCCTGCCCGGAGCTCCACGGGGACGAGGACGGGGTGGTGGGGGCCAAGAACGCCTGTCTGGGGGAGATCGGCAACGATCTTGGCCTGCCGGTTCCGGATGGCTTTGCCCTCACCAGGCACGGCTTCCGGCTCTTCCTGGAGGAGAACGGCCTGCCGGGGCCGGTGCAAGCCATCCTCGATGGCCCGGCGTCCGTGGCGGAGCGCGGCCGCCAGATCGCCCCCCTCCTGGAGCGGGCCGCCATGCCCGCCGCTCTCAGGCAGGCGGTGGCCGCGGAGCTGGCCCGCCTGGCGCAGCGGCTGGGGCGGCGGCCGGCGCTGGCGGTGCGCAGCAGCGCCGTGGGCGAGGACGGCGTCCGCTCCTTCGCCGGCCAGTTCTCCTCAGTGCTCCAGGTGCCCTGGGACCTGGAAGCGGTGCTGGCAGCGGTGCGCCAGGTCTGGGCGTCCCGCTTCGGCGAGCGGCTCCTGGGCTATGCCCCGGAGGCCGGAGTCTGGGATCTGCCCATGGCGGTCGCCATCCAGGAGATGATCCCGGCCCAGGCGGCCGGGATCATGCACAGCCTGAGCCTGGAAGGCGGCCGGCCGGCGATCCTGATCACCGCGGTGGCCGGGCTGGCCGATGGCCTGGCGGCCGGCAGCGTGCCCGGCCACCGTTTCCTTCTGGGCCGGGAGCATCCCTTCCGTCTGGTGGCCAGCGAGATTCTGCCCTCGGCCCCCGGGGATGCCGCGCCCCTCACGGTGGTGGGCGAGGGGCTCCGGCGGGGCTCCTCGCCGGTTTCGCCGCCCCTCCTTGGCCAGCTGGCGGAAAAGGCCATGATCCTTGAAAAGGCCCTGGTCGGTCCCCAGGAGATCGAGTGGGCCTGGACCGGCGAGGGCGCGCCGGTCATCCTCCAGAGCCGGCCGCTTCTGGTGGCGGCGCCGGCCCCGCCGCCCCCTGCCGAGCTGGCCGCCGAGCTGGCCGGCGCCCGGCGCCTCCTGGCCGGCCGCGGCTGTGCTGCCCAGATCGGCATCGCCAGCGGCCCGGTGATCCAGGTCCGGCCGGATGGCGATCCTGCCGCCTTCCCCTGGGGGGGCATCGCGGTGGCCCGGCACGCCAGTCCCCGCCTGAGTGCGGTGGCCCGCAAGGCCGCGGCCATCATCACCGAGATCGGCGGCCCCACCGGCCACCTGGCCGCGGTCTGCCGGGAGTACCGCACGCCGGCCCTGTTCGGCGCCGACGCTGCCCTGGCGATCCTGGAGCCGGGCACCGAGGTCACGGTGGACGTCGAGGAGCGGGTGGTCTATGCCGGCCGCCTGCCAGCCCTGACCCGGCTGGCCGCCTGCCGCCAGGATCCCCACCCGGTGTCCGCCGAGGCCGCCACCCTGCGCCGGATGCTCCGGCAGGTGGCGCCGCTTTTCCTCACCGACCCGGCCAGCCCCGACTTCCGGCCCGAGCGCTGCCGCACCCTGCACGACATCATCCGTTTCTGCCACGAAAAGGCGGTCAGCTCGCTTATCGGCATCCATGCCGGCGGCGGCCTGCCGGCGCAGCTGGCCAGCCTTGAGCTGGTGGCGCCCATCCCTTTGGGCATCCGGCTCATCGATCTCGGCGGCGGCTTGCTGCCGGGTGCACCGGCCCGGGGCAAGGTCGGCATCCGGGAGGTGGCCTGCCGTCCCTTCGCGGCCCTGCTCGCCGGTCTCACCAGGGAGTCGGCCTGGGACCGGGAGCCGGTGCCCTTGTCGGTGTCCGAGCTCTTCGCCAGCCTCAGTCGGCCCCTGGCGGAGGCGGTTGTCCCGGCGCCGTACGCCGGCCTGAACCTGGCGATCATCGCCGCCGGCTACTGCAACCTCAGCCTGCGCCTGGGCTATCATTTCAATGTCATCGACAGCTATCTGGCCGAGCGCAGCGACGACAACTACATCTACTTCCGCTTCGTGGGCGGCTTTGCCGGCGAGGCCAAGCGGCTGCGGCGGCTGCGGCTCATCGCCACCGTCCTCACCGGGCTGGGCTTCCGGGTCGAGGCCACCGGCGATCTTCTGGTGGCCAAGGTCAAGATGCTGGAGCCCGAGGCCATGGAGGCGATCCTGGCCCGGCTGGGCGAGTTGGTGGGCTTCACCCGGCAGCTGGACGCCCGGCTGGCCGATGACCAGGCCGTGGACCACCACCTGGATCGCTTCCTGGCCCAGCCCCCGGAGCCACGGCCATGA